Proteins encoded within one genomic window of Rhizobium favelukesii:
- the cysT gene encoding sulfate ABC transporter permease subunit CysT — protein sequence MRAHNPTRWRFRRPSVIPGFGMALGLTLTWLTLLILIPISGLAWRSSELGWAKFLAIAFDPRTASALRISFGAAFAAACINAAFGVVLAWVLVRYRFPGKRVIDAMVDLPFALPTAVAGIALATLYAPNGWIGQFLTPLGIKIAFTPLGIVIALVFVGLPFVVRTVQPVMEEIDKEVEEAAATLGATRLQTIFRVLLPGLAPPVLTGFALAFARGVGEYGSVIFIAGNLPFRSEIAPLLIVIKLEEYNYAAATAIAAVMLVLSFVMLLIINLIQSWSRRRYYGA from the coding sequence ATGAGAGCACATAACCCCACGCGGTGGCGGTTCAGACGGCCGAGCGTCATTCCAGGTTTTGGAATGGCGCTCGGCCTTACCTTGACCTGGCTCACCCTTTTGATCCTCATTCCGATTTCGGGCCTTGCCTGGCGGTCAAGCGAGCTTGGCTGGGCAAAGTTCCTGGCCATTGCCTTCGATCCTCGCACCGCAAGCGCCTTGCGCATCAGCTTTGGCGCCGCTTTTGCGGCGGCCTGCATCAATGCTGCCTTCGGCGTCGTGTTGGCCTGGGTGCTGGTGCGCTACCGGTTTCCAGGCAAACGCGTCATCGACGCCATGGTGGACCTGCCCTTTGCGCTGCCGACCGCCGTTGCCGGTATCGCGCTCGCGACCCTTTATGCACCGAACGGCTGGATCGGCCAGTTTCTCACGCCGCTCGGCATCAAGATCGCCTTCACGCCGCTCGGTATCGTTATCGCCCTCGTCTTCGTCGGCCTGCCTTTCGTGGTTCGCACGGTGCAGCCGGTGATGGAAGAGATCGACAAGGAAGTCGAGGAGGCTGCCGCAACGCTCGGCGCTACCCGTCTCCAGACGATCTTCCGTGTGCTGTTGCCGGGCTTGGCGCCGCCTGTTCTGACAGGCTTTGCGCTCGCTTTTGCCCGTGGCGTCGGCGAATATGGCTCGGTGATCTTCATTGCCGGCAATCTTCCCTTCCGGTCGGAGATCGCACCGCTGCTGATCGTCATCAAGCTCGAGGAATACAACTATGCCGCTGCGACGGCCATCGCTGCAGTGATGCTAGTTCTCTCGTTCGTCATGCTGCTGATCATCAACCTCATCCAGAGCTGGAGCAGACGGAGGTACTATGGCGCTTGA
- the cysW gene encoding sulfate ABC transporter permease subunit CysW, with translation MALDTSVQPTKVRSAVTEHRFARWTLILASLIFLTLILLLPLAAVFVEAFRKGAGAFLEALQDEETFSAIRLTLIVAGVSVPLNLIFGVAAAWAIAKFEFKGKAFLTTLIDLPFSVSPVISGLVFVLLLGANTHLGHWLSAHDIKILFAVPGLILATMFVTFPFVARELIPLMQEQGTGDEEAALSLGASGWQTFWYVTVPNIKWGLLYGVLLCNARAMGEFGAVSVVSGHIRGQTNTMPLQVEILYNEYNFTGAFAVATLLALLALVTLVLKTLLEMRYSEEIAASRRH, from the coding sequence ATGGCGCTTGACACCAGTGTTCAGCCGACAAAAGTGCGCTCCGCCGTTACCGAGCACCGGTTCGCGCGTTGGACGCTGATCCTTGCCTCGCTGATCTTCCTGACGCTGATCCTGCTTCTACCCTTGGCGGCAGTCTTCGTGGAAGCGTTCCGCAAGGGTGCCGGGGCGTTCCTCGAGGCATTGCAGGACGAGGAGACCTTTTCGGCCATTCGTCTGACCCTCATCGTCGCGGGCGTCAGCGTGCCTCTCAACCTGATCTTTGGCGTGGCGGCTGCATGGGCGATTGCCAAGTTCGAGTTCAAGGGCAAGGCCTTCCTGACGACGTTGATCGACTTGCCCTTCTCAGTCTCGCCTGTCATTTCGGGTCTGGTGTTCGTGCTACTGCTTGGCGCCAACACTCATCTCGGCCACTGGTTGAGCGCCCACGACATCAAGATCCTGTTTGCCGTTCCGGGACTGATCCTCGCCACCATGTTCGTCACCTTCCCCTTCGTGGCGCGCGAACTGATCCCGCTGATGCAGGAGCAGGGAACGGGCGACGAAGAGGCCGCACTTTCGCTCGGCGCCAGCGGCTGGCAAACCTTCTGGTACGTGACTGTGCCCAACATCAAATGGGGTCTGCTCTACGGCGTATTGCTCTGCAACGCGCGCGCCATGGGCGAGTTCGGTGCCGTATCGGTGGTCTCAGGCCATATTCGCGGACAGACGAACACCATGCCGCTGCAGGTGGAAATTCTCTATAATGAGTACAATTTCACCGGCGCGTTCGCCGTTGCCACCCTGCTTGCATTGCTTGCGCTCGTGACCCTTGTTTTGAAGACGCTGCTCGAGATGCGATACAGCGAAGAAATAGCCGCCAGCCGACGGCACTGA
- a CDS encoding sulfate/molybdate ABC transporter ATP-binding protein, producing MEVRVQNLRKEFDRFPALHDVSLDIRSGELIALLGPSGSGKTTLLRLIAGLESPTEGLIYFGDEDASKKTVQQRNIGFVFQHYALFRHMTVLDNVSFGLKVRDGARRPPRAEIRRRALELLDLVQLSGLEKRYPAQLSGGQRQRVALARAMAVEPTVLLLDEPFGALDAQVRKDLRKWLREIHDHTGHTTVFVTHDQDEAMELADRVVVMSQGAIEQIGTPDEVYDNPNSPFVFGFVGQSNCLDVRVNGGEVWFEDRPLGLKVENEADGDAQLYFRPHDIELRDGCGGCIAGLLTTSRRVAGTRHIEVDIGKGLPPIELELSPSQAGSLDRSRIAFRPKRWKLFRATP from the coding sequence ATGGAAGTTCGCGTTCAAAACTTGCGCAAGGAATTCGACCGGTTTCCGGCGTTGCACGACGTCTCGCTCGACATCCGCTCCGGAGAGCTGATTGCGCTGCTCGGGCCGTCCGGCTCCGGCAAGACGACCTTGCTGCGCCTCATCGCCGGTCTGGAGAGCCCGACGGAAGGGCTGATCTACTTCGGCGACGAGGACGCGTCGAAGAAGACCGTCCAGCAGCGCAACATCGGCTTTGTCTTCCAGCACTATGCCCTTTTTCGGCATATGACCGTGCTTGATAACGTCTCCTTCGGTCTGAAAGTGCGCGACGGTGCGAGACGCCCTCCGAGGGCGGAAATCCGTAGGCGCGCACTGGAGCTTCTGGATCTTGTCCAGCTCTCGGGGCTGGAGAAGCGCTATCCGGCCCAGCTTTCCGGCGGCCAGCGTCAGCGCGTCGCGCTTGCGCGCGCCATGGCGGTCGAACCAACCGTACTTCTTCTCGATGAGCCTTTCGGCGCACTCGACGCCCAGGTGCGCAAGGACCTGCGCAAATGGCTGCGCGAGATCCATGACCACACCGGCCACACGACTGTTTTCGTCACGCACGATCAGGACGAGGCGATGGAGCTTGCCGACCGCGTCGTCGTGATGAGCCAGGGTGCGATTGAACAGATCGGAACACCTGATGAAGTGTATGACAACCCGAACTCCCCCTTCGTCTTCGGCTTTGTCGGACAGTCAAACTGTCTCGACGTGCGGGTGAACGGCGGAGAAGTCTGGTTCGAGGACCGGCCCCTCGGCCTCAAGGTCGAAAACGAGGCGGATGGGGATGCCCAACTCTACTTCCGGCCACATGACATCGAATTGCGAGATGGTTGCGGTGGCTGCATCGCCGGCTTGCTGACGACCAGCCGGCGCGTCGCCGGCACGCGCCACATCGAGGTCGACATCGGCAAGGGGCTTCCACCGATCGAACTGGAACTGTCGCCATCGCAGGCCGGGAGCCTCGATCGCAGCCGGATTGCCTTCCGACCGAAGCGGTGGAAATTGTTCCGGGCAACGCCATAG
- a CDS encoding cell wall hydrolase, whose protein sequence is MRAHLALGKSLAGILLAGFAAASCTTAQQPATKAVSQAVTPRSAGQSAQATKVTFNYTAKDRDCLKRAMYFESEHSDRDGYMAVGTVVMNRLTSGAYPESICGVVAQQRQFAPGVMTREVEPAAEIELTDAADAILRGERHPGVKDAMFFHTDGLTFPYRNMHYVTIAGGNAFYEKRGRDGELQTPAPLPSYEVAMNYLPGQRLMPAQFEALVPTTVPVPIPMPGSAATLATEPAARAPSEAAMPVATEAVMPVAIPTPRPAYNDAVLRGSLAHG, encoded by the coding sequence TTGAGGGCGCATCTAGCGTTGGGAAAATCTCTTGCCGGGATTCTGTTGGCAGGCTTTGCGGCTGCGAGCTGCACGACTGCGCAGCAGCCGGCTACAAAGGCGGTCAGCCAGGCCGTGACGCCCAGGAGCGCGGGGCAATCCGCGCAGGCAACAAAAGTCACCTTCAATTATACTGCCAAGGATCGCGATTGCCTGAAGCGGGCAATGTACTTCGAGTCCGAGCATTCGGACCGCGACGGCTATATGGCAGTCGGAACCGTGGTCATGAACCGGCTGACGTCGGGAGCCTATCCCGAGTCGATCTGCGGCGTCGTTGCCCAGCAGAGGCAGTTTGCGCCCGGTGTTATGACGCGGGAAGTCGAGCCCGCCGCGGAGATCGAGCTGACGGATGCGGCTGACGCAATTCTGCGTGGCGAACGGCATCCTGGCGTCAAGGACGCGATGTTCTTCCACACAGACGGCCTGACGTTCCCGTACCGCAACATGCATTACGTAACGATCGCCGGCGGAAATGCGTTCTACGAAAAGCGTGGCCGGGATGGCGAGCTGCAGACGCCGGCGCCCCTGCCCTCATATGAAGTTGCTATGAACTATTTGCCCGGTCAGAGACTGATGCCCGCGCAGTTCGAGGCGCTTGTTCCAACCACCGTCCCGGTGCCGATTCCAATGCCGGGGTCGGCAGCGACACTGGCTACAGAGCCGGCAGCGCGGGCACCGAGCGAAGCGGCGATGCCAGTCGCCACCGAAGCGGTCATGCCGGTCGCCATTCCGACGCCGAGACCAGCCTATAACGATGCCGTGTTGCGCGGCAGCCTCGCCCACGGCTAA
- a CDS encoding ABC transporter ATP-binding protein, which translates to MASIDIQNVKKAYGPVQVLHDVDLRIKDGEFVVLVGPSGCGKSTLLRMIAGLEDVTGGEIRIAGKRVNELHPKDRDIAMVFQSYALYPHMNVAGNMSYSLKLRKTAKEKIASAVSGAASKLGLDPLLERRPKALSGGQRQRVAMGRAIVRQPKAFLFDEPLSNLDARLREQMRAEIKKLHGDLKATSIYVTHDQIEAMTLADRIVAMHGGVVQQVGSPLELYDRPANLFVAGFIGSPGMNFLDATYADGSVRLKDGTIVPLAAPLSLANGTKVTLGIRPEHVVVADQSGMGADVELVEPTGFGIILHLSLHGLPFKIFTLDREALTAGPKVSVSFPAQYLHVFDADGNRAR; encoded by the coding sequence ATGGCATCGATCGATATCCAGAACGTCAAGAAGGCCTATGGCCCAGTGCAGGTGCTGCACGACGTCGACCTCAGGATCAAGGACGGCGAGTTTGTCGTGCTCGTCGGCCCGTCGGGCTGCGGCAAGTCCACCCTGCTGCGCATGATCGCAGGGCTGGAGGACGTGACCGGGGGCGAGATCCGCATCGCCGGGAAGCGCGTTAACGAGTTGCATCCGAAGGACCGCGACATCGCCATGGTGTTCCAGTCCTACGCGCTCTATCCGCACATGAATGTCGCCGGCAACATGAGCTACAGTCTGAAGCTCAGGAAGACGGCCAAGGAAAAGATCGCCAGCGCAGTTTCAGGTGCTGCCTCCAAGCTTGGTCTGGACCCGCTGCTCGAACGGCGGCCGAAGGCGCTGTCCGGAGGCCAACGCCAACGCGTCGCCATGGGCCGCGCGATCGTGCGCCAACCGAAGGCCTTCCTCTTCGACGAGCCGCTGTCGAACCTTGACGCGCGCCTGCGCGAGCAGATGCGCGCGGAAATCAAGAAGCTGCATGGCGACCTGAAGGCCACGTCAATCTACGTCACTCACGACCAGATCGAGGCGATGACGCTGGCCGACAGGATCGTTGCCATGCATGGCGGCGTCGTTCAGCAGGTCGGCAGCCCGCTTGAACTATACGACCGGCCGGCCAACCTCTTCGTCGCCGGCTTCATCGGCTCGCCGGGGATGAACTTCCTCGACGCCACCTATGCCGATGGCAGCGTCCGCCTGAAGGATGGAACGATCGTGCCGCTGGCTGCGCCGCTTTCGCTCGCAAACGGCACCAAGGTCACGTTGGGGATCCGCCCCGAGCACGTCGTCGTTGCCGACCAGAGCGGCATGGGTGCGGACGTCGAGTTGGTCGAGCCCACAGGCTTCGGCATCATTCTGCACCTGTCGCTGCACGGCCTGCCGTTCAAGATCTTCACGCTTGATCGCGAAGCGCTGACGGCCGGCCCGAAGGTCAGCGTATCCTTTCCCGCGCAATACCTGCACGTCTTCGACGCGGATGGAAACAGAGCGAGGTAG
- a CDS encoding carbohydrate ABC transporter permease: protein MKRSILPTVAHRVAVLCYVAFALFPLFWLLKVSVTPNDLLYSEGVRMWPSRTTWDHYAFVIQHSAFPTFFKNSLIVSASTAVVVTICASLSGYALSRFNFRAKYWIVALMLLTQMFPLVMLVAPIFKILSPLHLTNSLTGLIVVYTAFNVPFATFLMQSFFDGIPKDLEEAAMIDGATQFTAFRQIILPLTLPGIAATLGFVFTAAWSELLFALMLINGNDAATFPVGLLTFVSKFSVDFGQMMAAGVLALIPAGLFFLLIQRYLVQGLTAGAVKG, encoded by the coding sequence ATGAAAAGATCCATCCTGCCAACCGTCGCGCATCGCGTGGCCGTCCTGTGTTACGTCGCCTTCGCGCTGTTTCCGCTCTTCTGGTTGCTCAAGGTATCAGTCACTCCGAACGATCTGCTCTATTCCGAGGGTGTGCGGATGTGGCCGTCCCGCACGACCTGGGATCATTATGCCTTCGTGATCCAGCACAGTGCCTTCCCGACCTTCTTCAAGAACAGCCTGATCGTGTCAGCCTCGACCGCGGTCGTCGTCACGATCTGCGCTTCGCTCTCCGGCTACGCACTGTCGCGGTTCAATTTCCGGGCCAAGTACTGGATCGTCGCTCTGATGCTTCTGACGCAGATGTTCCCTCTCGTCATGCTGGTCGCCCCGATCTTCAAGATCCTGTCGCCGCTGCACCTGACGAACAGTCTCACCGGCCTCATCGTGGTCTACACCGCCTTCAACGTACCCTTCGCGACCTTCCTGATGCAGTCTTTCTTCGACGGTATCCCGAAAGACCTCGAGGAGGCGGCGATGATTGACGGTGCAACGCAGTTTACCGCCTTCCGGCAGATCATCCTGCCGCTGACGCTGCCCGGCATTGCCGCAACGCTCGGCTTCGTGTTCACCGCGGCATGGAGCGAACTTCTCTTTGCACTCATGCTGATCAACGGCAACGATGCGGCGACCTTCCCTGTCGGGCTTCTCACCTTCGTCTCCAAATTCTCAGTGGACTTCGGGCAGATGATGGCAGCGGGCGTGCTCGCGCTCATCCCGGCCGGTCTCTTCTTCCTGCTCATCCAGCGTTATCTCGTCCAGGGCCTGACGGCCGGCGCGGTCAAGGGTTAA
- a CDS encoding carbohydrate ABC transporter permease has translation MTMTADTLDSRRDRRPWLKRVADASEPYLYSAPSLILIIAVMLVPLAIGVSYAFRDIQLLNPFSGGFIGLDHFRALAKDAAFYGALKNTLWWTGASVLLQFIFGLILALLLDKPFWGRGVVQALVFLPWAVPSFLAGLNWAWLFNPVIGPIPHWLYALGLMSEPGNILSDPRYAMWGPIVANVWWGIPFFAITLLAALQAIPRDLYEAASIDGAGWLQRFRSITLPFLAPTIAITVLLRTVWVSNFADLIVVMTSGGPADRTQIVASYIFTQAFRRLDFGYASAIALVLLVLLLAYSMLIILLRQTLLNKD, from the coding sequence ATGACAATGACCGCCGATACGCTCGACAGTCGCCGCGACCGCAGGCCGTGGCTGAAGCGCGTCGCCGATGCCTCGGAACCCTATCTCTATAGCGCCCCCTCGCTGATCCTCATCATCGCCGTGATGCTGGTGCCTCTGGCGATCGGCGTCTCCTACGCGTTCCGCGACATCCAGCTGCTCAACCCGTTCTCCGGCGGTTTCATCGGGCTCGACCATTTCCGTGCACTCGCGAAGGATGCCGCCTTCTATGGCGCGCTGAAGAACACGCTCTGGTGGACGGGCGCCTCCGTTCTTTTGCAGTTCATCTTCGGCCTCATTCTCGCGCTGCTGCTCGACAAGCCGTTCTGGGGCAGGGGCGTCGTGCAGGCGCTGGTTTTCCTGCCCTGGGCCGTTCCCTCATTCCTCGCCGGTCTCAACTGGGCATGGCTGTTTAATCCGGTGATCGGGCCGATCCCGCATTGGCTTTACGCACTCGGCCTGATGAGCGAGCCAGGCAACATCCTCTCCGACCCGCGATATGCGATGTGGGGGCCGATCGTCGCCAACGTCTGGTGGGGCATTCCGTTCTTTGCGATCACGCTGCTGGCCGCCCTGCAGGCGATCCCGCGCGATCTCTATGAGGCAGCCTCCATCGACGGCGCCGGCTGGTTGCAGCGCTTCCGCTCGATCACCCTGCCCTTCCTCGCGCCGACGATCGCCATCACCGTGCTGCTGCGCACCGTCTGGGTCTCCAACTTTGCCGACCTGATTGTCGTCATGACGAGCGGCGGTCCGGCCGACCGCACGCAGATCGTCGCCAGCTACATTTTCACGCAGGCCTTCAGGCGGCTCGACTTCGGCTATGCCTCGGCAATCGCGCTGGTGCTGCTCGTGTTGCTGCTTGCCTATTCGATGTTGATCATCCTGCTCAGGCAGACCCTGCTGAACAAGGACTGA
- a CDS encoding ABC transporter substrate-binding protein — protein MKRLITATLLATMMAGTALADTTLKLVEVITSPERTETLKSIVGKFEAANPGTKVDIISLPWNEAFQKFATMVSAGDTPDVMEMPDTWLSLYGNNGMLESLEPYLEKWDHTKELTPRALELGRDVKNTAYMLPYGFYLRAMFYNKKLLKEAGVSEPPKTLEEFTAASEKVSKLPGKYGYCMRGGPGGLNGWMIFAASMAGSNKYFNEDGTSTMNSPGWAKGIEWMVDLYKKGYAPKDSVNWGFNEVVAGFYSGTCAFLDQDPDALIAIAERMKKDDFGVMPLPKGPDGKSFPTIGYGGWSMFTTSQNKDLSWKLIATLEGPEGNLEWNKRIGALPAYTTAEKDPFYAGDQFKGWFEELADPNTVPTVMPTYLEEFAFFKDSLAIKTSQQALLGDISAKDLADQWADYLTKAQQKFLAKK, from the coding sequence ATGAAAAGACTGATCACCGCCACTCTACTCGCCACGATGATGGCCGGCACCGCACTCGCCGATACCACGCTGAAGCTGGTCGAGGTCATCACCAGCCCCGAACGCACCGAAACGCTGAAGTCGATCGTCGGCAAATTCGAGGCTGCGAACCCCGGCACCAAGGTCGACATCATCTCGCTGCCCTGGAACGAAGCCTTCCAGAAGTTCGCGACAATGGTTTCGGCCGGCGACACGCCTGACGTCATGGAAATGCCAGATACCTGGCTGTCGCTCTACGGCAATAACGGCATGCTCGAAAGCCTCGAGCCCTATCTCGAAAAGTGGGATCACACAAAGGAACTGACGCCGCGCGCCCTCGAACTCGGTCGCGACGTGAAGAACACGGCCTATATGCTGCCTTACGGGTTCTATCTGCGCGCCATGTTCTACAACAAGAAACTGCTCAAGGAAGCCGGCGTTTCCGAACCACCGAAGACGCTGGAAGAGTTCACGGCGGCTTCGGAGAAAGTCTCCAAGCTTCCCGGCAAATACGGCTACTGCATGCGCGGCGGCCCAGGTGGCCTTAACGGCTGGATGATCTTCGCAGCCTCGATGGCAGGCTCGAACAAGTACTTCAACGAAGACGGCACCTCGACGATGAACAGCCCCGGCTGGGCGAAGGGCATCGAGTGGATGGTCGATCTCTACAAGAAGGGCTATGCGCCGAAGGACAGCGTCAACTGGGGCTTCAATGAAGTCGTCGCCGGCTTCTATTCCGGCACCTGCGCCTTCCTCGATCAGGATCCGGACGCCCTGATTGCGATCGCCGAGCGCATGAAAAAGGACGACTTCGGCGTGATGCCGCTCCCGAAGGGCCCGGACGGCAAGTCCTTCCCGACGATCGGCTATGGTGGCTGGTCGATGTTCACTACGAGCCAGAACAAGGACCTGTCTTGGAAGCTGATCGCGACGCTCGAAGGCCCGGAAGGCAACCTCGAATGGAACAAGCGCATCGGCGCGCTTCCTGCCTATACGACCGCCGAGAAAGATCCCTTCTATGCGGGTGACCAGTTCAAGGGCTGGTTCGAGGAACTGGCCGATCCGAACACCGTCCCGACGGTGATGCCGACCTACCTCGAAGAATTCGCCTTCTTCAAGGACTCGCTGGCAATCAAGACCTCGCAGCAGGCGCTCCTCGGGGATATTTCGGCCAAGGACCTGGCGGACCAGTGGGCGGACTACCTCACCAAGGCACAGCAGAAGTTCCTGGCCAAGAAGTAG
- a CDS encoding PLP-dependent transferase, whose amino-acid sequence MNNGADAFDLASLITAHDEGNFAEAVVPPIFQTSLFTFSNYDDMISSYRGEKVRPIYTRGLNPTVRMFEEMLAKLEGADDALGFASGMAAISSAVLSFVEPGDRIVAVKHVYPDAFRLFGTILKRMKVEVTYVDGRDEEAVAKALPGAKLFYMESPTSWVMDAHDVGALAALAKTHGIITMIDNSWASPYFQQPISLGVDIVIHSASKYLGGHSDVVAGVVVGSKEMIARIKAEAYPYLGGKLSPFDAWLLIRGLRTLPIRMRAHEAAAMTIAKRLQELDVVEAVCHPGLANRLPAGLNGTSGLFSFIFREGVDIRAFADHLKLFKLGVSWGGHESLIVPGEVVLQQKAQPNSAHAFGIHARSVRLHVGLEGTEALWKDIEAALAVAS is encoded by the coding sequence ATGAATAACGGCGCAGACGCGTTCGATCTTGCCTCGCTCATCACCGCACACGACGAAGGAAACTTCGCCGAAGCCGTCGTGCCGCCGATTTTCCAGACGTCACTTTTCACCTTTTCCAATTATGACGACATGATCTCCTCCTATCGCGGCGAGAAGGTGCGGCCGATCTATACGCGCGGCCTCAACCCAACGGTTCGCATGTTTGAGGAAATGCTGGCGAAGCTTGAGGGAGCCGACGACGCGCTCGGCTTTGCGAGCGGCATGGCGGCGATCTCTTCGGCGGTGCTGTCCTTCGTCGAACCGGGCGACCGGATCGTCGCGGTCAAGCACGTCTATCCCGACGCGTTCCGCCTTTTCGGCACGATCCTGAAGCGCATGAAGGTCGAAGTCACCTATGTCGATGGCCGCGATGAGGAGGCGGTGGCAAAGGCGCTGCCCGGCGCTAAACTCTTCTACATGGAAAGCCCGACCAGCTGGGTGATGGACGCTCATGACGTCGGCGCGCTCGCCGCGCTCGCCAAGACGCATGGTATCATCACGATGATCGACAACAGCTGGGCAAGCCCCTACTTCCAGCAGCCGATCTCGCTAGGCGTCGATATCGTCATCCATTCGGCCTCGAAATATCTCGGCGGCCACAGCGATGTCGTCGCTGGGGTTGTCGTCGGGTCGAAGGAGATGATCGCCCGCATCAAGGCGGAAGCCTATCCCTATCTCGGCGGCAAGCTCTCGCCCTTCGATGCCTGGCTTCTCATTCGCGGCCTGCGCACGCTGCCGATCCGCATGCGGGCCCACGAAGCCGCCGCGATGACAATCGCAAAACGCCTGCAGGAGCTCGACGTGGTGGAGGCGGTCTGCCATCCAGGTCTCGCCAACCGCCTGCCTGCCGGCCTCAACGGCACGTCGGGGCTGTTTTCCTTCATATTCCGCGAGGGCGTCGATATCCGCGCCTTCGCCGATCACCTCAAGCTCTTCAAACTGGGAGTGAGCTGGGGTGGGCATGAAAGCCTGATCGTACCAGGCGAGGTCGTCCTTCAGCAGAAGGCGCAACCGAATTCCGCGCATGCCTTCGGGATCCATGCGCGGTCCGTACGCCTCCACGTCGGCCTCGAAGGAACCGAGGCCTTGTGGAAGGACATTGAGGCGGCACTGGCGGTCGCCTCTTAA
- a CDS encoding FadR/GntR family transcriptional regulator produces the protein MKAPSSDRPIIRPLPAIDRARQVTDALADYVQSAQLKAGDRLPAERELMSALMVGRSTIREAIRHFQALGVIETRKGSGTYLLKPVSKATIHMPLSLDTGHLRDVLLQTLEVRRGIECEACMVAARKRTDKDLILIEQNLDAMERVHISKGTSGPEDLAFHLAIYDATHNPLFRQLLEQMRETFWQFWEHPFEREDFARRSFPFHRTLYNAIAARDAEAAREETLKILEVVEDDIKEMSK, from the coding sequence ATGAAGGCACCAAGCAGCGACAGGCCGATTATCCGGCCGCTTCCGGCGATCGACCGAGCGCGTCAGGTAACCGACGCGCTAGCCGATTATGTTCAAAGCGCGCAGCTGAAGGCGGGCGATCGGCTGCCGGCAGAGCGCGAGCTGATGTCAGCGCTGATGGTCGGCCGCTCGACGATCCGCGAGGCGATCCGTCACTTCCAGGCACTTGGCGTCATCGAAACCCGTAAAGGCAGCGGCACCTACCTACTGAAACCGGTTTCGAAGGCGACGATCCATATGCCGCTATCGCTGGACACTGGCCATCTGCGCGACGTGCTGCTGCAGACCCTTGAGGTGCGCCGCGGGATCGAATGCGAGGCCTGCATGGTCGCAGCGAGAAAGCGGACCGACAAGGATCTCATCCTGATCGAGCAGAACCTCGACGCGATGGAACGCGTCCACATATCGAAGGGCACGTCCGGTCCGGAGGATCTGGCCTTCCACCTTGCCATCTACGATGCCACCCACAATCCGCTTTTTCGCCAGCTTCTCGAGCAGATGCGCGAGACATTCTGGCAGTTCTGGGAGCACCCTTTCGAGCGCGAGGATTTCGCACGCCGCTCCTTTCCCTTTCATCGCACGCTCTACAACGCGATCGCCGCCCGGGATGCCGAGGCCGCGCGGGAAGAGACACTGAAAATCCTCGAGGTTGTCGAGGACGATATCAAGGAAATGTCGAAATGA
- a CDS encoding SDR family oxidoreductase, protein MGSELDGKVAAVTGAASGIGLASSEAMLAAGAMVVLIDRDEGALKALCEKHSDRAMPLVIDLLDPSECATLVPKVLASAGRLDIFHANAGTYIGGDLVEADTSAIDRMLNLNVNVVMKNVHDVLPHMIERGSGDVIVTSSLAAHFPTPWEPVYASSKWAINCFVQTVRRQVFKHGIRVGSISPGPVITSLLADWPPEKLEEAKVSGSLLQASEVAEVVIFMLTRPRGMTIRDVIMMPTNFDL, encoded by the coding sequence ATGGGAAGTGAACTAGACGGCAAAGTCGCAGCCGTGACAGGCGCGGCATCGGGCATCGGATTGGCGAGCTCGGAGGCCATGCTGGCGGCGGGTGCCATGGTTGTTTTGATCGACCGGGATGAAGGTGCGTTGAAGGCGCTTTGTGAAAAGCATAGCGACCGCGCTATGCCGTTGGTCATCGACCTGTTGGATCCGTCGGAATGCGCAACTTTGGTGCCGAAGGTTTTAGCGAGCGCAGGGCGGCTCGACATTTTTCACGCCAACGCCGGGACTTACATTGGTGGCGATCTAGTCGAGGCGGATACGAGCGCGATTGACCGGATGCTGAACCTGAACGTCAACGTGGTCATGAAAAACGTCCACGACGTTCTGCCTCATATGATCGAACGCGGCTCCGGTGATGTCATTGTAACCAGCTCGCTCGCGGCTCATTTCCCGACTCCGTGGGAGCCGGTCTACGCGTCGTCAAAATGGGCTATTAATTGCTTCGTCCAAACTGTGCGGCGGCAAGTCTTCAAGCACGGGATCCGGGTTGGATCTATCTCCCCTGGCCCGGTCATCACGTCGCTACTTGCCGACTGGCCGCCAGAAAAACTCGAAGAGGCCAAGGTCTCGGGAAGCTTGCTGCAAGCCAGCGAGGTCGCCGAAGTGGTGATCTTCATGCTGACCCGCCCTCGCGGCATGACGATCCGAGACGTGATCATGATGCCGACGAATTTTGACCTGTAA